The DNA window ATGACTGATGTCGCGGACATTCTTGCCCTCGCACTGGAAGAGCCGGCCGATCTTCTGGAGAAGGTCTCTTGACCTCGAGTGGCGTCGAGGTTCTAGCGTTGTCGACATGAGCATGGAAGTCACTGCCTGGAACCAGATGTATCGGACGATGAACTCGTCCACTCAACAGACGCAGTTCTCGTCTGTCACAGCACGCCGGATACTGCGTTTCGCTCGTCCACACCGCGACAAGCTCGTCGGATTCATGATTCTCAGTGTCGTGCTTGCGGTGTTGGCGGTGGCGACGCCGGTGTTGGCGGGCCGTGTCGTCAACGCGATCGTCGACGGCGATTCGTTCGATGTCGTGCTGCGGCTGTCGCTGCTGATCGCGTTGATCGCCGTCGTCGATGCGGGGTTCGGGCTGCTCAACCGGTGGTTGTCCTCGAACATCGGTGAGGCGCTGATTCTCGACCTTCGGACTGCGGTATTCGATCATGTGCAGCGAATGCCTATCGCGTTCTTCACGAGAACTCGAACCGGGGCGCTCGTGAGCCGGCTGAACAACGACGTCATAGGTGCGCAGCGTGCGTTCAGTGACACGCTGTCCGGCGTCGTCAGCAATTTCGTGACGCTGGTTCTTACGTTGGTCGTCATGATCGGAATATCCTGGCAGATCACGCTTCTGGCGCTGATCATTCTGCCGGTCTTCGTGATACCGGCGAGGCGGATGGGCAGACGCCTTGCGCGTCTCCAACGCGAAGCAGCAGAACATAATTCGGCGATGAGCACCCAGATGACCGAACGGTTTTCGGCTCCGGGAGCAACACTCGTCAAATTGTTCGGGCAACCCGAGGTCGAGTCCGAGGAATTCGCGATCAGAGCTTCTCGCGTGCGCGATATCGGGGTGCGAAGTGCAATGGTGCAGACCGTGTTCGTGACTGCACTGACGCTGGTGTCGGCGTTGGCTCTTGCTGTTGTCTACGGCCTTGGAGGATTCTATGCATTGCGTGGGCAGCTCGATCCGGGCTCCGTTGTGGCGCTGTCACTTCTGCTCACCAGGCTCTATTCTCCACTGACTGCGCTCGCGAGCGCTCGTGTCGAAGTGATGAGTGCGCTCGTCAGCTTCGAGCGGGTGTTCGAGGTGCTCGATCTGGTGCCGCTCATCGAGGACAAGCCCGACGCGGTCGCGGTCCCGGACGGACCGGCATCGGTCGAACTCCGCGACGTCCGCTTCACTTATCCGTCGGCGGACAAGGTCTCGCTTGCCTCGTTGGAGGAGGTCGCGTTGCTCGATTCACGCGGCGGTGACGAAGTTCTGCACGGCGTGTCGTTCGTTGCCGAACCCGGCCAGATGGTTGCACTCGTCGGAACCTCGGGCGCGGGCAAGTCGACCATCGCGCAGCTGATCGCCCGCCTGTACGACGTCGACAGCGGATCGGTTCGTCTGGGCGGTACCGATGTTCGGGATCTGACCGCCAGTTCGATTCGCGGCACCGTGGGGATGGTGACGCAGGACGGTCATCTCTTCCACGACACGATCCGCTCCAACATCGTTCTGCCGCGGCCGGAAGCGACCGACGCCGAAGTGTGGGACGCCCTGCGCCGAGCGCGGTTGGAGGAGTTGGTGGAGTCATTGCCCGACGGGCTCGCCACCGTCGTCGGAGAGCGCGGGTACCGGTTGTCCGGTGGCGAGAGACAACGTCTGACGATCGCCAGACTGCTCATCTCGCGGCCCCGCGTCGTCATCCTCGACGAGGCAACCGCGTCGTTGGATTCGACGTCGGAAGCAGCGGTGCAAGCGGCCCTCGGTGAGGCTCTCGCAGGCAAGACCTCGGTGGTCATCGCCCACCGTTTGTCGACCATCCGAGCGGCGGACGTGATCCTGGTCGTCGAAGGAGGCACGATCGTCGAGCGCGGAACACACGAAGAACTCCTCGCAGCGGGTGGCCGCTACGAGGAGCTTCATCGAACTCAGTTCGCTGCTGTGTGAATCCCGTCAGCAGTTACTCGGTGCCGGCACGCCCTTGAATCGGGCGTCGATCCATTCCAGGGCCTGTGGGAGACCGAGTACTGCTGCGGTGAGGTGATCGTTGCTCGGGACGAGCACCTCTGTGACTGCAACTCCGGCCGCGCAGTACCGGCCCAAGGTATTGGTGATGGATGAGACCGGGATGAGCATGTCCGTCGGGCTGTGCCACTCGAAGAACGGTGCCTTCGGCACGCCGGGGTACAGCTCGACGCTGTTCTCGTTGACCGCTGCGACCATTTCCGGACTGTCCATGAGGTTCAGCGAACCGGCCACCATCATCGCGCTCTTGCCCGCACCGACCGCAATGATGTCGTTGGTGCATGCGTTCTGCAGCTCTGCTGCCATCTGCTGGCCGAGAGGGTTCAGCTGCTCGCTGATCGGAATCCTCGTCGGGTACTCACGCTCGAGTCCGAGCGCGGCGGCGAACGCGAGACCGAACACCGGGTGCGGGTTGAAACCGAGATCGCGGGCCATTCGTTCGAGGTTCATCGGCGCACCACCCGCTGCGCTACCGACGATGTTGAGTTCGGGGGCGTAGTCGTTCTGGAGCGCTGCGGCCCATGCCGTCGCCATGCCGCCACCGGAGTAGCCGGCCAATGCCACTGGGCTCTGCCGAACCTGAAGTGGATCGAAGCGCTGGGATGCGCGAATGCTGTCCAGAACGATCTGGCCGCCCATCTTCGCGGCACCGTAGGCGCTGTTGGGACCGAGATGATCGGCGATCACAACCGTCCATCCACGCTGCAACGCCCCGTTGAGAGCAGGGGCCTCGCGGATCATCAGGTTCGGATCCTGCGTCCACAGAGCCTGCGACGGTGCACACTCGAGGCCGAGTGCATTGATGATGTGCTGGTACGACAGCACTGGTCCGTTCGGGGCCTTGTTCCTGGGGGCGATCACCGTGTTGATCGCGGCAATGGGTTCACCTGCCGAGTTGGTCGACCGGAACCGGAGCTGCCAGACATCGACGTCGACGAATCCCGCGGGAGGGGGCATCGGACGGCTCGAGATGATGTCACCGGGGTTCTTGGCTTCCAAGTCCGGTACCGGTGCATAGAAGACGTCGGCAATCGGCGTCGGCTCCAACGGATTCGCTGCTGCTGGGCCTGCTGCGATCACCGCAGAGCAGGCGATCGCGCCTGCCATGACGGCAGCCCCGACCAGTTCGAATACGCGCATAGCGTTGGATTCCCTCCCGAAAAGACTGCGATTACCGAGCACAAGCTCGCCTCTCGATACCGCACCGAATACCCCACCGAAACGATATAGAAAGAACGAACCTGTTCGTTACGCTTCCCCCGGAAATGATGCCCGAAGGGTGCTCAGAGCTGGATTTTAGGGCAATCGAGCTACTTCTGGCCAGCGGGCTAGGGATTGCTCTCGAGAACGACGTCGACAGGCTGTTTGTCATCACGAAGGCCCCGCCAGCTCGGGTGTCGCAGGTGCATCGAGTCGGTCCATTCGTAGAAGCGGACCTCGCCGACCAACGACGGTGTGACCCACACTGCATCTGTGCGGTCGGCCGTCGGGAGTCGGTCGGTAAACGGCGATTCCTCGCACTCGAGCGGGGCCAGCATTTCCGCCAATGCGTCCAGGGCTTGGTCGGTGAAACCCGTGCCCACTCGGCCGAGGTATCGAAGACCGTTCTGCTCCGGGACACCGACCAGCAACGAACCCAGACCGCCTCCTCGGCGCCCGCGTCCGCGTCGCCAACCACCGATCACGACTTCCTGCGTGCGCCAGTTCTTCGTCTTGATCCAGGTCCTGGCCCGTTTGCCGGGTTGATAGACGGAATCGACGCGCTTGGCGACCACTCCCTCCCACCCGCGTTCGACGCTGCTCGCGAGCGCATCCTGTGCGGAGCCGGTCAGGGCTTCCGGGACGAGGACCGAGTCCATGCCGGTGGTGAGTAGTTCCAGCAGTCTGCGTCGGTCGGAGTACTTCTTCTTCAGCAGTGACGTGCCGTTCAGGTAGAGCAGATCGAACGCGACGAAGCGAACGTCCCTGCCCGTGCTGCTCTGCAACATCTCGAAACTGGTGATTCCATCGGCGTCGAAGACCACGGCTTCACCGTCGAGAACGGCCTCGTGCTCACGCAGGTCCACGGCGAGCGCTGAAAATCCAGCACCGAATCGTTCCGTCAGGTCCTTTCCCGATCGCGACTCCAGCTTCATCTCGCCGTGCGCAAATCTGGCGATGACGCGGAAGCCGTCCCATTTCCCCTCGAAGGCCCAGTCGCCGTCGGGCAGATCGGTGATGTCACCTGCCGTGGCGAGCATCGGCACAATGCTCTTCGGAAGATCGTTCGCGGGCTTGTCCTTCATCAGGTGCATCAGCCACTGATTGCCCTTGGTC is part of the Rhodococcus sovatensis genome and encodes:
- a CDS encoding ABC transporter ATP-binding protein, with the translated sequence MSMEVTAWNQMYRTMNSSTQQTQFSSVTARRILRFARPHRDKLVGFMILSVVLAVLAVATPVLAGRVVNAIVDGDSFDVVLRLSLLIALIAVVDAGFGLLNRWLSSNIGEALILDLRTAVFDHVQRMPIAFFTRTRTGALVSRLNNDVIGAQRAFSDTLSGVVSNFVTLVLTLVVMIGISWQITLLALIILPVFVIPARRMGRRLARLQREAAEHNSAMSTQMTERFSAPGATLVKLFGQPEVESEEFAIRASRVRDIGVRSAMVQTVFVTALTLVSALALAVVYGLGGFYALRGQLDPGSVVALSLLLTRLYSPLTALASARVEVMSALVSFERVFEVLDLVPLIEDKPDAVAVPDGPASVELRDVRFTYPSADKVSLASLEEVALLDSRGGDEVLHGVSFVAEPGQMVALVGTSGAGKSTIAQLIARLYDVDSGSVRLGGTDVRDLTASSIRGTVGMVTQDGHLFHDTIRSNIVLPRPEATDAEVWDALRRARLEELVESLPDGLATVVGERGYRLSGGERQRLTIARLLISRPRVVILDEATASLDSTSEAAVQAALGEALAGKTSVVIAHRLSTIRAADVILVVEGGTIVERGTHEELLAAGGRYEELHRTQFAAV
- a CDS encoding lipase family protein, with product MRVFELVGAAVMAGAIACSAVIAAGPAAANPLEPTPIADVFYAPVPDLEAKNPGDIISSRPMPPPAGFVDVDVWQLRFRSTNSAGEPIAAINTVIAPRNKAPNGPVLSYQHIINALGLECAPSQALWTQDPNLMIREAPALNGALQRGWTVVIADHLGPNSAYGAAKMGGQIVLDSIRASQRFDPLQVRQSPVALAGYSGGGMATAWAAALQNDYAPELNIVGSAAGGAPMNLERMARDLGFNPHPVFGLAFAAALGLEREYPTRIPISEQLNPLGQQMAAELQNACTNDIIAVGAGKSAMMVAGSLNLMDSPEMVAAVNENSVELYPGVPKAPFFEWHSPTDMLIPVSSITNTLGRYCAAGVAVTEVLVPSNDHLTAAVLGLPQALEWIDARFKGVPAPSNC